Genomic window (Juglans microcarpa x Juglans regia isolate MS1-56 chromosome 2S, Jm3101_v1.0, whole genome shotgun sequence):
atcatattttttaaaatccgcTACAAAAATTGGTGAATCGAATTTGGACAACCTAAACTCGCCCAAACTTGACTCAAATATATGTCTAACAGCAAGTGCCACCGATATGTAAACCTTTTGGATGCGTCTTGGAGAGGGGGGATGTTATAAGAGGCATATTGATGGCAGAGGttataaagaaaaaaccatTTTGAACCGGAAAAAAACCCTTTAACTActctaaaatttataatattcatttaaaaaaaatatcttaggttttttatttaaattcaaaatttaacactaaattgatgttttgataataaaaaacaattactcatatatatttaaataaaaaaatcatagtgTTAAATATTTATCTATCCTCATTTAATTCatctttaaactttttaaacTGATAATCAAACTTGAAGTGATGAAATGATTGATTGATCgttgattttttctattttctcttccAATGCTTTCAAGGAATGCAATCATATTATTAGATAAACAGTTGCTTTTTGActgaaatttcttttaaataaatgaataatactagtatgctcattcattcatttaaatGTTGTTTAGATTCGacgatgagttgagatgaattgtaaatagtaatgagatttgtgagttaaaattgatgaatagtaatgaatagtagtgagatgagttgagatgaattgcgaatacaaaccgagcattaattttttttttaaatttatttgtggcttattaattaaaaaagtgactaatagtttattggtattttttttttattttttttaaatgtttaaacatgtttacaaaatgtttaaaaaaaagaaaaaaagaaaagtataatttacaaattgagtggacatagtaaataaatatcatatgGTCATATGAAAATAATCATGTACTTAATtgctatattttatttttaaaattgacattttaacattttttttctatgcaaaataaattttcaaaatgatatgttgatgattaaaataaatatgaaattagtttatagaaataagtttttttctttagataTGTTCTTGATTAATTAACTTAGGCAACTTTTTTAGTGCACATTATGTGCATATTCTAGGAcatcaaatatcatttatttgatGTAATTATAATTGGAAAACGAGTTCTTCTACTTAGAAGAGGGTGTGTTTTGTCTATTTTATTAACAGGATAATACTTAATTTAtaagagattttaattttaaatttttgtagtAAATCAAGTCTTACCATACCAATAAAATAGAGgttttactaaaaaagaaaaaaaaattagagggtGCTAAGCGCACGTTAGTACAAGGCTCACGTGGAGCCTCGACATTGTACAAATGTAGAGTAAGCGCACTTTAGCAAATATCTGTTAGGATCTGTGCTTCTCTGTTCTCAGCTCATAGACTAATTAAAAGGTTTCTTCTCTCTGCCCTCTGCGATTCCATTCTCCGTCTTCGATTCTTGGTCAGTTCCCAATcatctcaatttctttttgtcTTCTCAATCTCTTTGCGTtctttattgtttatttttatccGATCTTCGTTCATAATAATTTTGCTTTCAGCGATCTTATTCTCTGCCCCCCCTTTGAAtctttagaatattttatagTTATTCATACGAATgcataacaattaaatttgatgaatttgctTATCTGAGGGATTttgtggattttatttttgatggattttacttatcaaaaatttaaatttttgatggATTTTGTTTCTATGTTTTTGTTAAGTTAGAAAAGATGTTGTTACACTCTGATTGGACGCTGAGAAATCTGGGTGAAATAgaaagttattttatatattctgttTTTAAGGAACCAAAAAAATCTTacagttttttctttcttttttcgtCGGTTTTCTCAGGAACCAGGCAGAAATCGAACCATTGTATTTACATTCACATTGGGTTCGGAGAAAAAATGTATAGTGGAAAAAAGCCTCAATTTAGTGATATCATGATAGATTTCGATTGAGTTCTTTATCTATAAGAATCAAAAGGggtagatatattatatatatatgtgtgtgtgtgtgtgtgtgtgtgtgtgtgtgtgtgtgtgtccgTATGTATCCCAGTCtcaaattttttgaagaaatcTTGACTGTTAGTTGAATTCTGTTAGTTGATTGCAAGTCTTTAGTTGCGGATTTATGCCTATTCTTGTATCCCAGTCTCAACGTATTGCCTTTTCTTGTAGCTTTAGTGGCGCATATCCTGACGAAGAGAGATCTGGGATATGCCTAAGATAGAGATCGTGTTGAATGGAAGGAAAACGCCTCCGTCATTAGTGGATCTATGTGTTAAGACGGCAATAGATAATGTAAGGTACCTTGGGGATGTTGGTGAAACAGATCTAGATCTCCTTGACCGAATTTTACCACACTGTACAGTTGACCAATTGATGCACGTGGAGAAGTGCTCAGAAGTGAGAAGGCTTGCGTTATCTTTGTAATTACACATATATTTGTGATACTTAAGCAGGAATgttgaagaatttattttaattaattattgtagGGAAGAGATCTAAGTCCAGTAACTGACAAGTTGTggaagaaattttatgaaaagcaGTTTGGCGCAAAAAACACAGTGCACGTAGTGGAGAGGATGGCCAAAAGTTTAAAGTCATATAAATGGATACATTTGTATGAGGTGATTTTTTGAACTCCATTCTCTTTCAAATTACCATTTTATAGTTTCCATTATTAGATGCAATATTCTTTCGTGGGTAAGTTACAATTAAAACATGCAACTTTTGTGCAGGAGtgtttttttctattataaaatgaaaacaattaaATAGGGTGATTTTCTTGCAGGCAAAATCAGAAGACATTGCTGAGCATGAGAAGAAGGCAGCTGCCAGAATTAAGCAACTATACAATAAAGAAACTGCACgtatgttctttttcttttttgtcttatATAACTTTTAGATTTGAATTCTTCCCTGTGATTGCACATTATATAAGTGATAAATGCTTCACTGCATGTAATCTATGTTATTGCTGTTTTGTCCAAGTGGATTCAGATTTGACCTTTGTAACGTTCCTCACATCTCCATTTGATTATACAAGTTGACGGTTACTAGTATTTCTTTAGAGATTTTCATTTTGCTATTGTGTACTATTAATTAAGGGCcaaattattttgggatgagatttaCTTTCCTTTTCTCAGGTTTGGATATTTGTGACAATTCTACGCAACTTCAACTTAtggttatttaatttatttcgcAGACTGATTGTACTTGACTCCATTTTTTGGGTTCTCTATGAAATTGATAAATTGGTTTCTGGAAATTAAAAAGATGTTTTTTGTCCTTTAAAAAGTTAATAAGTATGCATGTCATTGAACTGATCATCGTTTTCTTCATTCACTTGGTGTTGGTCGATACAACTGATAAAATGGAACTCATTCTTAAATCATGCATATTGGTCACAGATGCAAGATGAAACCTGCTGATTCTTCGTAAAAACTACAAAGAAATGTCTTTCTTACATCCCCTCTTGAACCTAGAGCCCTTGAGGCAACAAGGAAATCCTATCTATCCCCACATAGATGCCATGCATGATGGCTCACCTGTGGAAGAGTGTTGTAGTAGTCTTGGAAGGTTAGAAAAATCTTAGTCCTTAAAAGAAGTTCAGGTCGGTTTCTTCAAACCATCCACTTATTTTGAATGAGAAGTTTTTTCTCGGCTCCATCTATCTTCCATCCATGTTGCTGTGAAATATTaaaattctgtaaataatatatTCTCTGATTTTTATACACTGTTTTCAAGAGGCACTGTCTAATATTTGTGCCCATACAGTTTTCTTAGAAGGTGTTAGACTTTTGTAGGAAAACAGAGTCGGCAAGTGCAGCTTTGCGCCAAGGTTCCaccttcaaaaaataaaagaagcttTTACGGAGGTAAGCTTTGTAGTTAACAATATCGATGTTAGCTGCACAATTGTTTATTTCAATTTGGGGAAGTCAGAGCCCCACACTGAAGAGGATGCGCACCCTAATTTTGGTTTTAACAAATTTTCTTTTGGCATTTCTTTGTAGGTAGTGGACCTGGCCACAATGTTTCACACCTTAGGAACAACTTGATGAAGAAGTCAAAAATAGAACTTCTTAACAGGTAGAGAATGCTCCTCTTTAAATCTTGTAACAGGGCAAGgtaaataaatacttaattactACAGTATCTGAGTTAATTTTCTGAGATCTTCTGCTGAAGTCTAAAGGGCTACATTTTTACTTATTGTTTACTTATTGAGAGAGAATATTACGTCCTTGCTCTGTACAACAAACACTGGTTCTCAGGTATTTAACTGGGCATCTGCCACATCTTAGTTTGGGGGGCCTGGCACCTTTTTGACATTAACTTGAAGGGTATTCTCTTCATATCAATGTAATTTACTTGGGAAGCAGTGACATAAGATACTTAGGAATAGGTAGAGCAGCTAAGTATGAAGTTTATTGGTGGGAACGGAACATAAGTTTATTGAGACGAGTTTTTCAGGATACCTAagattttcttcctcttcctttcgAGCAGTCGTGAGGTGAAGAATCTTGC
Coding sequences:
- the LOC121253091 gene encoding uncharacterized protein LOC121253091 isoform X2, whose product is MPKIEIVLNGRKTPPSLVDLCVKTAIDNVRYLGDVGETDLDLLDRILPHCTVDQLMHVEKCSEGRDLSPVTDKLWKKFYEKQFGAKNTVHVVERMAKSLKSYKWIHLYEAKSEDIAEHEKKAAARIKQLYNKETARKQSRQVQLCAKVPPSKNKRSFYGGSGPGHNVSHLRNNLMKKSKIELLNSREVKNLAAMKKNTYQRNDGASPMMKATQFSGKDSATTSKLFKPAHRGI
- the LOC121253091 gene encoding uncharacterized protein LOC121253091 isoform X1 — encoded protein: MPKIEIVLNGRKTPPSLVDLCVKTAIDNVRYLGDVGETDLDLLDRILPHCTVDQLMHVEKCSEGRDLSPVTDKLWKKFYEKQFGAKNTVHVVERMAKSLKSYKWIHLYEAKSEDIAEHEKKAAARIKQLYNKETARKQSRQVQLCAKVPPSKNKRSFYGGSGPGHNVSHLRNNLMKKSKIELLNRIPKIFFLFLSSSREVKNLAAMKKNTYQRNDGASPMMKATQFSGKDSATTSKLFKPAHRGI